A region from the Pseudomonas cucumis genome encodes:
- a CDS encoding COX15/CtaA family protein, whose amino-acid sequence MAKPGFRLALFATLLALIVVLLGAYTRLTHAGLGCPDWPGCYGFISVPNSEAQLAHAELHFPDAPVEANKGWNEMLHRYFAGTLGLLIAVLAGRAWTHRHHPGQPVKLPLFVLAVVFAQAAFGMWTVTLKLWPQVVTGHLLGGFATLSLLFLLTLRLSGVLPALTVPRRLQHWATAGLLLVILQIALGGWVSSNYAAVACIDFPTCHGQWLPPTDFANGFHLTQHIGPNYLGGQLDSDARTAIHLTHRIGALLVTLVLLGLAWQLKVVGMTRLAAMVLIALAVQITLGISNVVFHLPLPVAVAHNAGGAALLLTMVLVNYHARTSLVRVKHQPPVRWRLSLRKHSAGPITIKGEMPWRP is encoded by the coding sequence ATGGCCAAACCTGGATTTCGCCTCGCGCTGTTTGCCACCTTGCTGGCACTGATTGTGGTGTTGCTCGGCGCCTACACGCGCCTGACCCATGCGGGTCTTGGCTGCCCGGACTGGCCCGGCTGCTACGGCTTTATCAGCGTGCCGAACAGCGAAGCCCAACTGGCCCATGCCGAACTGCATTTCCCCGACGCGCCGGTAGAAGCCAACAAAGGCTGGAACGAGATGCTCCATCGCTACTTCGCCGGCACATTGGGGCTGCTGATCGCGGTGCTGGCGGGCCGCGCCTGGACCCATCGTCATCACCCGGGGCAGCCGGTGAAACTACCGTTGTTTGTGCTGGCGGTGGTGTTCGCCCAAGCGGCGTTCGGCATGTGGACGGTGACACTCAAGCTCTGGCCGCAAGTGGTCACCGGGCATTTACTTGGCGGCTTTGCGACCTTGAGCCTGTTGTTTCTGCTGACCTTGCGCCTGTCCGGCGTGTTGCCGGCGCTGACCGTGCCTCGACGTTTGCAGCACTGGGCAACGGCCGGGTTGTTGCTGGTGATCCTGCAAATTGCCCTTGGTGGCTGGGTCAGTTCCAATTACGCGGCGGTGGCCTGCATCGATTTTCCGACTTGCCACGGGCAATGGCTGCCACCGACTGATTTCGCCAACGGCTTTCACCTGACCCAACACATCGGCCCCAATTACCTGGGCGGGCAACTGGACAGCGATGCCCGCACCGCGATTCACCTGACTCACCGTATTGGCGCGTTACTGGTCACCCTCGTTCTGCTCGGTCTGGCCTGGCAACTGAAGGTCGTGGGCATGACGCGCCTGGCCGCCATGGTGTTGATCGCCCTTGCCGTACAAATCACCTTGGGCATCAGCAATGTGGTGTTCCACTTGCCGCTGCCGGTGGCCGTCGCCCACAACGCCGGCGGTGCAGCGCTGTTGCTGACAATGGTGCTGGTCAATTATCACGCGCGAACCAGTCTGGTTCGGGTCAAGCATCAGCCCCCAGTACGCTGGCGTCTCAGCCTGCGTAAACACTCGGCCGGGCCCATAACAATAAAAGGAGAAATGCCATGGCGACCCTGA
- the cyoE gene encoding heme o synthase codes for MATLIGERHSQAIWRDYLELTKPKVVVLMLITSLVGMFLATRAGVPWTVLVFGNLGIALCAGGAAAVNHVVDRRIDAVMARTHKRPLAEGRVSPTAALTFALVLAVLGQALLLAFTNPLTAWLTLASLLGYAVVYTGFLKRATPQNIVIGGLAGAAPPLLGWTAATGHVTAEPLLLVLIIFAWTPPHFWALAIHRKEEYAKADIPMLPVTHGEHYTKVHILLYTFALLAVSLMPYVIHMSGVLYLICALALGARFLQWAVVLYRGTRPHAAINTFKYSIYYLFLLFIALLVDHYLLLNL; via the coding sequence ATGGCGACCCTGATCGGCGAACGTCACAGTCAGGCAATCTGGCGCGATTACCTGGAGCTGACCAAGCCGAAAGTGGTGGTGCTGATGCTCATCACCTCGCTGGTCGGCATGTTTCTCGCGACGCGCGCCGGGGTGCCGTGGACGGTGCTGGTGTTCGGCAATCTGGGGATTGCCTTGTGTGCCGGCGGTGCGGCGGCGGTTAACCATGTGGTGGACCGGCGCATCGATGCGGTCATGGCTCGGACCCACAAACGGCCCTTGGCCGAAGGTCGGGTTTCTCCTACCGCTGCGCTGACTTTCGCTCTGGTGCTGGCGGTGCTCGGCCAAGCTCTGCTGCTAGCCTTCACCAACCCGTTGACGGCGTGGCTGACACTCGCCTCCTTGCTCGGTTATGCCGTGGTTTACACCGGTTTCCTGAAACGTGCGACGCCGCAGAACATCGTCATTGGTGGCCTCGCCGGTGCGGCCCCGCCGCTGCTCGGCTGGACCGCCGCCACCGGTCATGTCACCGCCGAACCGTTGCTGCTGGTACTGATTATCTTCGCCTGGACCCCGCCGCACTTCTGGGCGCTGGCGATTCATCGCAAGGAGGAATACGCCAAGGCTGACATTCCGATGCTGCCGGTGACCCATGGCGAGCACTACACCAAAGTCCACATCCTGCTTTATACCTTTGCACTACTGGCCGTCAGCCTGATGCCCTACGTGATCCACATGAGCGGCGTGCTCTACCTGATTTGTGCCCTCGCACTGGGCGCGAGGTTTCTGCAATGGGCCGTGGTGCTGTACCGTGGCACTCGGCCGCACGCGGCGATCAACACGTTCAAGTACTCTATTTACTACTTGTTCCTGCTGTTTATCGCGCTGCTCGTAGACCACTACTTACTGTTGAACCTATGA
- a CDS encoding SCO family protein → MTRTQKTVFILVALIALILGLTINKVLTGKNQGDPTALIDAGIILLPQSRNLPDVKMTDQDGKPVAVNELKGKWSLLFFGYTFCPDICPTTLAQLRQIKSELPADAVDKLQIVLVSVDPNRDTPKQLKQYLGYFDPQFIGLTASSVEDLQKLANAVSIPFIPADTSKPNYTVDHSGNLAVVGPDGTQRGFIRAPLNNQKLVAQLPVMLKRE, encoded by the coding sequence ATGACTCGAACCCAGAAAACCGTCTTCATTCTCGTCGCCTTGATCGCGCTGATCCTGGGCCTGACCATCAATAAAGTACTGACCGGAAAAAACCAGGGCGACCCGACGGCACTGATCGATGCGGGGATCATCCTGTTGCCCCAAAGCCGTAACCTGCCAGACGTGAAGATGACCGATCAGGACGGTAAGCCGGTGGCGGTCAACGAGCTGAAAGGCAAATGGAGTCTGTTGTTCTTCGGCTACACCTTCTGCCCGGACATCTGCCCGACCACCCTCGCCCAGCTGCGGCAGATCAAGAGCGAACTGCCGGCGGATGCTGTGGACAAGTTGCAGATCGTTTTGGTCAGCGTCGACCCGAACCGCGACACGCCCAAGCAACTCAAACAGTACCTGGGCTACTTCGATCCGCAATTCATCGGGCTGACCGCATCCTCGGTCGAAGACCTTCAGAAACTGGCCAATGCGGTGAGTATTCCGTTTATTCCAGCGGACACCAGCAAGCCTAATTACACGGTTGATCACAGCGGCAACCTCGCGGTGGTCGGACCGGACGGGACTCAGCGCGGGTTCATACGCGCACCGTTGAACAACCAGAAACTGGTGGCGCAGTTGCCGGTGATGCTCAAGCGCGAATAA